In the genome of Drosophila pseudoobscura strain MV-25-SWS-2005 chromosome 3, UCI_Dpse_MV25, whole genome shotgun sequence, one region contains:
- the LOC6898113 gene encoding uncharacterized protein, whose amino-acid sequence MGLENCQFESRNMHKTWKKPLHKRKIWKKTSKIARLVYYMQPLVDHLQDVWMQPLPFPTMLKIAYTFLLGFLILMPLIFQLIVVLVYFGIFQYVSERHSWFHFGENWDLLGGLSKLWSFEVTNKKHQLYATMCFDRYHVIIAVISSTVDYIRMALLFVYA is encoded by the exons ATGGGTCTGGAAAATTGCCAGTTCGAAAGTAGGAACATGCACAAGACCTGGAAAAAGCCGCTGCACAAACGTAAAATA TGGAAGAAAACCTCGAAGATAGCGCGCCTGGTGTACTATATGCAGCCGTTGGTGGATCATCTCCAGGATGTCTGGATGCAGCCGCTACCCTTCCCCACGATGCTGAAGATTGCATATACCTTCCTCCTGGGCTTCCTCATTCTTATGCCGTTAATTTTTCAGTTAATTGTCGTACTCGTCTACTTCGGCATCTTCCAGTACGTGAGCGAGCGGCACTCTTGGTTCCACTTTGGTGAGAACTGGGATCTCCTTGGCGGTCTGTCCAAGCTCTGGAGCTTCGAGGTGACCAACAAGAAGCATCAGTTGTACGCAACCATGTGCTTCGACAGGTATCACGTGATTATAGCAGTCATATCCTCGACAGTGGACTATATCCGAATGGCTCTTTTGTTCGTCTACGCCTGA